A region of Streptomyces sp. NBC_01750 DNA encodes the following proteins:
- a CDS encoding glycoside hydrolase family 13 protein: MTQYLADAHRADLPAASADWWRDAVIYQVYPRSFADGNGDGMGDLPGIRSRLPYLRELGVDAVWLSPFYASPQADAGYDVADYRAIDPMFGTLLDADALIRDAHDLGLRIIVDLVPNHSSDAHEWFKRALEEGPGSALRDRYHFRPGKGDDGELPPNDWESIFGGSAWTRTENPDGTPGDWYLHLFAPEQPDFNWEHPAVADEFRSILRFWLDMGVDGFRIDVAHGLVKAPGLPDIGGSDQLKLLGNDVMPFFDQDGVHEIYRAWRKILDEYPGDRIAVAEAWTPTVERTANYVRPDELHQAFNFQYLGTHWVADELRRVIDESLDAMRPVGAPATWVLSNHDVTRHATRFAGPPAGTQIREAGDRELGLRRARAATLLMLALPGSAYLYQGEELGLPDVTDLPDEVRQDPAFGRTEGQDGFRDGCRVPIPWTTEGSSYGFGTGGSWLPQPDSWAGLSVEAQTGDPDSTLELYRSALAARRAHPALGTGDAVEWLAAPEGVLAFRREGGFVCTVNTTGTAVRIPAPGRVLLASSAARTAEGEAELPADTAVWWTV, from the coding sequence ATGACCCAGTACCTGGCTGACGCCCATCGCGCCGACCTGCCCGCGGCTTCCGCGGACTGGTGGAGAGACGCCGTCATCTACCAGGTGTACCCGCGCAGCTTCGCCGACGGGAACGGCGACGGCATGGGCGACCTTCCGGGCATCCGCAGCAGACTGCCGTACCTCAGGGAACTCGGCGTCGACGCCGTGTGGCTGAGCCCCTTCTACGCCTCCCCGCAGGCCGACGCCGGCTACGACGTCGCCGACTACCGGGCCATCGACCCGATGTTCGGCACGCTGCTGGACGCCGACGCGCTGATCCGGGACGCGCACGACCTCGGGCTGCGCATCATCGTCGACCTGGTGCCCAATCACTCGTCGGACGCCCACGAGTGGTTCAAGCGCGCTCTGGAGGAGGGCCCGGGTTCCGCGCTGCGCGACCGCTACCACTTCCGTCCCGGCAAGGGTGATGACGGCGAACTCCCGCCCAATGACTGGGAGTCCATCTTCGGCGGCTCCGCGTGGACTCGTACCGAGAACCCCGACGGCACCCCCGGCGACTGGTATCTGCACCTCTTCGCCCCCGAGCAGCCCGACTTCAACTGGGAACACCCGGCCGTCGCGGACGAGTTCCGCTCGATCCTGCGCTTCTGGCTCGACATGGGCGTCGACGGCTTCCGGATCGACGTCGCCCACGGCCTGGTCAAGGCACCGGGTTTGCCCGACATCGGCGGCAGCGACCAGCTGAAACTGCTGGGGAACGATGTCATGCCCTTCTTCGACCAGGACGGCGTCCACGAGATCTACCGCGCCTGGCGCAAGATCCTCGACGAGTACCCGGGCGATCGCATCGCCGTGGCCGAGGCATGGACCCCCACCGTCGAGCGCACCGCCAACTACGTGCGCCCCGACGAGCTGCACCAGGCCTTCAACTTCCAGTACCTGGGCACCCATTGGGTCGCGGACGAGCTGCGCCGGGTGATCGACGAGTCGCTTGACGCCATGCGGCCCGTCGGCGCCCCGGCCACCTGGGTGCTCTCCAACCATGATGTGACCCGCCACGCCACCCGCTTCGCGGGCCCGCCGGCGGGGACCCAGATCCGTGAGGCCGGCGACCGGGAGCTGGGACTGCGACGCGCCCGCGCCGCCACCCTGCTGATGCTGGCGCTGCCCGGATCCGCCTATCTCTACCAGGGCGAGGAGCTCGGTCTTCCCGACGTCACCGACCTGCCCGACGAGGTCCGGCAGGACCCGGCCTTCGGACGCACGGAGGGGCAGGACGGCTTCCGCGACGGCTGCCGGGTGCCGATCCCGTGGACCACCGAGGGCTCGTCGTACGGCTTCGGCACGGGCGGCAGCTGGCTGCCCCAGCCGGACAGCTGGGCCGGGCTCAGCGTCGAGGCGCAGACCGGTGACCCGGACTCGACCCTGGAGCTGTACCGCAGTGCCCTCGCGGCCCGCCGCGCGCACCCGGCGCTGGGCACGGGCGACGCGGTCGAGTGGCTGGCGGCGCCCGAGGGCGTGCTCGCCTTCCGCCGGGAAGGCGGCTTCGTCTGCACCGTCAACACCACGGGCACGGCCGTACGGATACCGGCACCCGGCCGCGTACTGCTGGCCAGCAGCGCTGCTCGGACGGCCGAGGGCGAGGCCGAGCTGCCCGCGGACACCGCTGTGTGGTGGACGGTGTGA